In Babylonia areolata isolate BAREFJ2019XMU chromosome 19, ASM4173473v1, whole genome shotgun sequence, a single window of DNA contains:
- the LOC143294263 gene encoding uncharacterized protein LOC143294263: MKTLAVLVLCTILLCSVSAQFMGGAGGMGMLPFMMMGGNDNMASMLMMMMMGGGGGGGGQMMNMLPMMMMMGGGSDRMMRYLPMMMMQNGMMGGMGAGGGLGGPV, translated from the exons ATGAAGACGTTGGCAGTTCTTGTACTCTGCACCATCCTCCTCTGCTCCGTGTCTGCTCAGTTCATGGGCGGCGCCGGCGGCATGGGAA TGCTCCCTTTCATGATGATGGGCGGTAACGACAACATGGcatcaatgttgatgatgatgatgatgggaggcGGAGGCGGCGGCGGCGGGCAGATGATGAACATGctgcccatgatgatgatgatgggtggagGCAGTGACAGGATGATGCGCTACCTgcccatgatgatgatgcagaacgGAATGATGGGGGGCATGGGCGCGGGCGGGGGTTTGGGAGGACCTGTCTAA